In Anaerobacillus isosaccharinicus, one genomic interval encodes:
- a CDS encoding ISL3 family transposase: MQDFEKEYRLFQEALDIQDPWYIEDYKLVKSSDQFHVFLDFKRGAKFPCPHCGNEHNGVHDIANDDRMWRHKDFWQYQTYLHARLPRIKCDICDKVLTVQVDWSRPKAGFTWLFEAQVMQLMKEMPVAAVAREVNEHDTRLWRVFHYYVQKNMDELDLSNITRIAVDETSSRRGHRYVTLFVDVDSKRVIFAIEGKDASVIQSFKQHLENKGIEATSILECCCDMSPAFIKGIEEAFPKAHITFDKFHVMKLVNEAVDKVRRQEQNDEPLLKKTRYLWLKNSQNLSQSQHEKLMKLKDSHLNTAKAYRLRLALQGLWSTSQMFSGWYFDDWYNWAIRSRLEPIVDVARTLKRHEKGILRWFASRMTNGLLEGINSLVQASKRKARGYRSIENFIAMIYATANKFTLRVKPHA, translated from the coding sequence ATGCAAGATTTCGAAAAAGAATACCGTCTATTTCAAGAGGCATTAGATATCCAAGATCCATGGTATATTGAAGACTACAAATTAGTAAAAAGTTCAGATCAGTTTCATGTCTTTTTAGATTTCAAACGTGGAGCTAAGTTCCCATGTCCACATTGTGGAAATGAACATAATGGTGTTCATGATATCGCAAATGACGACAGGATGTGGCGTCATAAGGATTTCTGGCAATACCAGACATATCTACATGCAAGGTTACCAAGAATAAAATGTGATATTTGCGATAAGGTTCTAACTGTGCAAGTTGATTGGTCTCGACCAAAAGCTGGGTTCACATGGCTATTCGAAGCCCAAGTTATGCAGTTAATGAAAGAAATGCCTGTTGCCGCAGTTGCTCGTGAAGTAAATGAACATGATACGAGATTGTGGAGAGTCTTCCATTATTATGTACAAAAAAATATGGATGAGCTTGATCTCTCAAACATAACTCGTATTGCAGTTGATGAAACTTCAAGCAGACGAGGCCATCGCTATGTGACGTTATTTGTAGATGTTGATTCTAAACGTGTCATTTTCGCCATTGAAGGTAAAGATGCCTCTGTGATCCAATCATTCAAGCAACACCTTGAAAATAAAGGAATAGAAGCGACTTCAATCCTGGAGTGCTGTTGCGATATGTCACCGGCTTTTATTAAAGGTATTGAAGAAGCTTTTCCAAAGGCACACATTACGTTCGATAAATTTCACGTTATGAAATTAGTCAACGAAGCTGTCGATAAGGTTCGCAGACAGGAACAGAATGATGAGCCATTGCTAAAAAAAACACGTTATTTATGGTTGAAGAACTCACAAAACCTATCCCAGTCTCAACATGAAAAACTTATGAAGTTAAAAGATAGCCATTTAAATACAGCTAAGGCTTATCGGTTGAGATTAGCTCTACAAGGACTTTGGTCAACTAGCCAAATGTTTTCAGGTTGGTATTTTGATGATTGGTACAATTGGGCAATACGTTCACGTTTAGAGCCAATAGTTGATGTTGCTCGGACACTCAAAAGACATGAAAAAGGTATATTACGTTGGTTCGCTTCAAGAATGACCAATGGTTTACTTGAAGGAATTAATAGCCTTGTTCAAGCATCAAAGCGGAAAGCAAGAGGCTACCGATCAATTGAAAACTTTATTGCCATGATCTACGCAACGGCTAATAAGTTTACTTTACGAGTGAAGCCTCATGCTTAG
- a CDS encoding GNAT family N-acetyltransferase has translation MNDTIKIESLQQFEGNSIELVQLWNKNVGSHFPITEQLVERNLLSNRWVDRNNSYLALVDGTLVGFLITKKPLENEQKRVWISSLLVDKDWRKKGIGTQLLHHFEQRLVPETEILIGMDRYHLFPGIPAQLSEAIYFFEKKGYTISGKAYDLRTKISKYKSQYPLEEMYLVRRLREGEQPALFTLLKENFSQRWYDDTLELVDREREIAGTIGLFRGNTLIGFAHVHTFNDGYFGPSVYWKARLEANYGGLGPIGLAKEYQGKGLGTAFFDQIVLLLQKEGIEDMVVDWTILLNYYGKFGFDVWNEYLHGTKVTN, from the coding sequence ATGAATGACACGATAAAAATTGAAAGTCTACAACAGTTTGAGGGGAATTCTATCGAACTCGTGCAACTATGGAATAAAAATGTAGGTAGTCATTTTCCAATTACGGAACAACTAGTTGAGCGCAACTTATTGAGTAACCGCTGGGTTGATCGAAATAATTCTTATCTTGCTCTAGTCGATGGAACCTTGGTGGGATTTTTGATTACAAAGAAGCCGTTAGAAAATGAACAAAAGCGAGTTTGGATCTCTTCTTTACTAGTGGATAAGGATTGGAGAAAAAAGGGGATTGGTACTCAGCTTCTACATCACTTTGAACAGCGGTTGGTGCCCGAAACCGAAATCTTGATTGGGATGGATCGATATCATTTATTTCCTGGCATTCCTGCTCAACTGTCAGAAGCGATCTATTTTTTTGAAAAAAAGGGCTACACCATTTCTGGCAAAGCGTATGACTTGCGGACGAAAATCTCTAAATACAAAAGTCAATACCCGCTTGAAGAAATGTATTTAGTAAGAAGGTTGAGAGAAGGAGAACAACCAGCTCTTTTTACATTGCTAAAAGAAAACTTTAGCCAACGTTGGTACGATGATACTCTTGAATTAGTAGATAGAGAACGAGAAATAGCTGGGACGATCGGACTTTTCAGAGGAAATACGTTAATTGGCTTTGCTCATGTGCATACGTTCAATGATGGTTATTTTGGACCTAGTGTCTATTGGAAGGCTCGGTTAGAAGCGAATTACGGAGGACTTGGCCCAATTGGGTTAGCAAAGGAGTACCAAGGAAAAGGGTTAGGAACGGCTTTTTTTGATCAAATTGTTTTGCTTCTTCAAAAAGAAGGCATTGAAGATATGGTGGTAGATTGGACGATACTACTAAATTATTATGGCAAATTTGGTTTTGACGTTTGGAATGAGTATCTTCATGGAACGAAGGTAACTAACTAG
- the nagA gene encoding N-acetylglucosamine-6-phosphate deacetylase: MGKRTVFTKAKIYTPDRVIASGSVVVENGRIEAILESRDAIDNDNIDSFINLNGRHLVPGFVDVHVHGGGGYDVMSGHVEDIDGMCLFHAKHGTTSFLPTTLTADHLSIERVIGSIVKAIENGTSGAEVLGLHLEGPFINEKRSGAQNPLYIREPSIHELDRYCELSKGNIRLITLAPEQPGAIEFIRHTYQKGVTISIGHSNATYQMMKQAIGAGATHITHLFNGMRPLHHREPGVAGAALMHDELTVELICDGFHIHSDLINYVFRTKPLENIILITDAISAAGQPDGNTYELGGLPCYMKDGQVRLKESNDLAGSCLTMIEALRNALDFTGRPLHEILPTLTINPARQIGVSDRKGSIEIGKDADLIVLDDNFELQATYVKGKEVFSNLHWCQTP, from the coding sequence ATGGGTAAACGAACCGTTTTTACGAAAGCGAAAATTTATACGCCAGATCGAGTAATCGCTAGTGGCAGTGTCGTTGTGGAGAATGGAAGGATTGAAGCGATCTTAGAGTCAAGAGATGCGATTGATAACGATAACATCGACAGTTTCATTAACCTAAATGGTCGGCATCTCGTCCCCGGATTTGTTGATGTTCACGTCCATGGTGGCGGTGGCTACGATGTAATGAGTGGTCATGTTGAAGATATTGACGGTATGTGTCTTTTTCACGCCAAACATGGAACAACCTCATTTCTTCCAACGACATTGACAGCAGACCACTTGAGTATAGAAAGGGTTATAGGTAGTATCGTTAAGGCTATTGAGAATGGTACAAGTGGAGCAGAAGTGTTAGGTCTTCATTTAGAAGGACCCTTTATAAATGAAAAGCGGAGTGGTGCCCAAAATCCACTATATATTCGAGAACCTAGCATTCATGAGTTAGATAGATATTGTGAGTTATCCAAAGGCAATATTAGACTTATAACACTTGCACCTGAACAGCCTGGGGCTATTGAGTTTATTCGACATACCTATCAAAAAGGCGTAACTATTTCCATTGGGCATTCAAATGCCACTTATCAAATGATGAAGCAGGCCATAGGAGCTGGGGCGACCCATATTACTCATCTTTTTAACGGAATGCGTCCCCTCCATCACCGCGAACCTGGCGTAGCTGGTGCTGCATTAATGCACGATGAACTAACTGTCGAGCTGATTTGTGACGGATTTCATATTCATTCAGATTTAATTAACTATGTTTTTCGCACCAAGCCATTAGAGAACATCATTCTTATCACCGATGCTATTTCAGCCGCAGGTCAACCCGATGGAAACACCTATGAGCTTGGAGGCCTTCCTTGTTACATGAAGGACGGCCAGGTCAGGTTGAAGGAAAGCAATGACTTAGCCGGCAGCTGCTTAACAATGATCGAAGCGTTGCGTAATGCACTAGATTTCACTGGTCGACCATTGCATGAAATATTACCAACACTAACAATAAACCCAGCAAGACAAATTGGAGTCTCCGATCGAAAAGGTTCTATTGAAATCGGCAAAGATGCCGATTTGATCGTACTTGATGACAACTTCGAGTTACAAGCAACCTATGTTAAGGGGAAAGAGGTGTTTTCGAACCTTCATTGGTGTCAGACACCCTAA
- a CDS encoding DUF4127 family protein yields MAKVVYVPLDERPCNFQYPKALADMTDMEMVLPDSNILGKMKLPANGPLLIKWLEEETKTADYLIVSIDMLIYGGIVPSRLHQLTVQECLERLSILRVIKKQNPSIEIYAYNLIMRVPNYDSSEEEPNYYEQHGRKIFRLGWLTDKKEQKIFSKEDEEELASVERELPKEIEADYLGRRKKNFSVTAEVVNMVDNGEIDYLIIPLDDNSKYGFTAKEQRQFMYQIDRLNLMDKINIYPGADEIACTLFARVFCQANQYTPELAVRYSSTNGPFIIPKYEDRSLSESIKAHITSAGGVIVSDEKDNDLILMVHSPAVGQQEMSESSFALETRHRSYFSEVNIREFVQAMKHFIRKGRNVALADVAICNGADLSLMQLVNKEGLLSDLIAYAAWNTNGNTMGTVVSHAIIASYYKKREAGAEHEKNSRNFFYARLVEDWGYQAVVRKRVSYEILPTMDLTPRNLEDQVSEVTYLVARLLGNFVDTNLSDLPEGKIELKNVRLPWNRMFEVGFKLEVNEKVSNSKHGGK; encoded by the coding sequence ATGGCAAAGGTTGTGTATGTTCCATTAGATGAACGCCCTTGTAATTTTCAATATCCAAAGGCTTTAGCTGATATGACAGATATGGAAATGGTTTTACCGGATTCTAATATACTAGGTAAAATGAAGCTACCAGCAAATGGGCCGTTACTAATTAAATGGTTAGAAGAAGAGACAAAAACAGCCGATTATTTAATTGTTTCCATTGATATGCTCATTTATGGCGGAATTGTCCCATCGAGGTTACATCAATTAACGGTACAAGAATGTTTAGAAAGATTATCCATCTTGAGGGTTATAAAAAAGCAAAATCCGTCGATTGAAATTTACGCATATAACTTAATTATGCGCGTTCCTAACTATGATAGTAGTGAAGAAGAGCCGAATTATTATGAGCAGCATGGCAGAAAAATTTTTCGCTTAGGCTGGTTAACTGACAAAAAGGAACAAAAGATCTTCAGTAAAGAGGATGAAGAAGAGTTAGCTTCGGTTGAAAGAGAGCTTCCAAAAGAAATAGAAGCAGATTACTTGGGGCGCAGAAAAAAGAATTTCTCTGTTACAGCTGAGGTAGTCAATATGGTTGATAATGGTGAAATTGACTATTTAATCATTCCGCTTGATGACAATTCTAAATACGGCTTTACAGCAAAAGAACAGCGGCAATTCATGTATCAAATTGACCGGCTAAACCTAATGGATAAAATCAACATTTACCCTGGAGCAGATGAAATTGCTTGTACGTTGTTCGCTAGAGTTTTTTGCCAAGCGAACCAATACACTCCTGAGCTAGCAGTTCGCTATTCTTCAACAAATGGTCCATTTATTATTCCAAAATATGAGGACCGTAGTTTATCTGAAAGTATAAAAGCACATATTACTTCTGCTGGTGGAGTGATTGTTAGCGATGAAAAGGATAATGATCTAATTTTAATGGTACACTCTCCAGCTGTTGGCCAACAAGAAATGTCAGAATCAAGCTTCGCCCTTGAAACAAGACACCGATCGTATTTTTCAGAAGTGAATATAAGAGAATTTGTTCAAGCGATGAAGCATTTTATCCGTAAAGGAAGAAATGTTGCTTTAGCAGATGTAGCGATTTGTAACGGTGCAGACCTTTCACTGATGCAATTAGTAAACAAAGAAGGACTGTTAAGTGACTTAATCGCTTATGCAGCTTGGAATACGAATGGAAATACGATGGGCACCGTTGTTTCTCATGCAATTATTGCCTCTTATTATAAAAAACGGGAAGCTGGCGCTGAACACGAAAAAAATAGCCGCAACTTCTTTTATGCTAGACTTGTTGAAGATTGGGGTTATCAGGCTGTTGTTAGGAAGCGCGTTTCGTATGAAATTCTACCAACGATGGATTTAACACCGAGAAATTTAGAAGACCAAGTTTCGGAGGTTACGTATCTTGTTGCCCGATTATTGGGGAACTTTGTTGATACTAACCTATCGGATCTACCAGAAGGGAAAATTGAACTTAAAAATGTTCGATTGCCTTGGAATCGAATGTTTGAAGTTGGTTTTAAACTTGAAGTGAATGAAAAAGTAAGCAATAGCAAACATGGAGGGAAATAA
- the nagZ gene encoding beta-N-acetylhexosaminidase — protein MDARGWSIKEKIGQMFIIAFGGEEMSTDLEKAIVDLNVGGVILFQRNLRDVKKVVQLIKDIQQTAKDHERPPLWISIDQEGGGIAYLWDGMIISPGNMLIAASGNEKHAYDASYIMGVQLKKIGFNMNFAPVIDINNNPKNPVIGARSYSESAEVVSRLGQQSVQGYHDAGVLAVGKHFPGHGDTAFDSHLSLPKVDKKLKELEQFELLPFIENFKSGMEAIMTAHIIYPALDREYPATLSSFFLKSLLREKYLFDGLIITDSMEMHAISKYFGREAGSVKAVQAGADIILACGKDVASQQVMIEAVEKSVIFGEIDEGVIDAAVDRILRFKDKWIDSSIFDTKEIDYSFLKQESFHKTMNNIALDGITLQFDRDRLVPLPKKAKIKVVSQTTYNDENYIGDRKSIVHKVFSEDRYELNYITSANPTPSEVEQISESVKLQQDVVLLINERRELDRSWLDLHGKIKEKTDRVIVVSLWNPQIIASFPKDLSTYITTYSYTDHAIKQLKCLLEGQQAFKGKSPVNLLEIESISHE, from the coding sequence ATGGATGCTAGAGGTTGGTCTATAAAAGAAAAAATCGGACAGATGTTTATTATCGCATTTGGCGGAGAAGAGATGTCAACCGATTTAGAAAAAGCAATTGTAGACTTAAATGTGGGTGGAGTCATCCTCTTTCAACGTAACTTAAGAGATGTGAAAAAAGTAGTCCAGCTAATTAAGGACATTCAGCAGACCGCAAAAGATCATGAGCGTCCGCCATTATGGATTTCCATCGATCAAGAAGGCGGAGGAATTGCCTACTTATGGGATGGAATGATTATTTCTCCAGGAAATATGTTGATTGCAGCGTCTGGCAATGAAAAACATGCGTATGATGCTTCTTACATTATGGGGGTACAGTTAAAAAAGATTGGGTTTAACATGAATTTTGCTCCAGTCATTGATATAAATAATAATCCTAAAAACCCTGTGATTGGCGCTCGTTCTTATAGCGAATCAGCTGAAGTAGTTAGCAGGCTTGGGCAGCAAAGTGTTCAGGGCTATCATGATGCCGGTGTCCTTGCTGTCGGTAAACATTTTCCAGGGCACGGTGATACAGCCTTTGATTCTCATTTAAGTCTTCCTAAGGTAGATAAAAAATTAAAAGAGTTAGAACAATTTGAGTTACTTCCGTTTATTGAGAATTTTAAGAGTGGTATGGAAGCAATTATGACAGCACACATTATTTATCCTGCCCTTGACCGCGAGTATCCAGCTACATTAAGTTCGTTCTTTTTAAAGAGCCTCTTAAGAGAGAAATATCTTTTTGACGGACTTATTATTACAGACTCTATGGAAATGCATGCTATCTCAAAGTATTTTGGTCGAGAAGCTGGCTCGGTGAAAGCCGTCCAGGCTGGAGCAGATATCATTCTTGCCTGTGGCAAAGACGTTGCTTCACAACAAGTCATGATTGAAGCAGTAGAAAAAAGTGTGATCTTTGGGGAGATTGACGAAGGAGTCATTGATGCAGCAGTCGATCGAATTTTGAGATTTAAAGATAAGTGGATTGATTCTAGTATTTTTGACACGAAAGAAATAGACTACTCATTTTTAAAACAAGAATCTTTCCATAAAACGATGAACAACATCGCGCTTGATGGAATTACATTGCAATTTGATCGTGACCGGTTAGTACCTCTTCCTAAAAAAGCAAAAATAAAAGTCGTCAGTCAGACAACATATAATGATGAAAATTATATTGGGGATCGGAAATCAATCGTTCATAAAGTTTTTTCTGAAGATAGATATGAGCTTAACTATATTACGAGTGCAAATCCTACACCTAGTGAGGTCGAGCAAATTAGTGAGTCTGTAAAGCTTCAGCAAGATGTTGTGTTACTGATTAATGAGCGACGCGAGTTAGATCGATCTTGGCTAGATTTACACGGAAAAATCAAAGAAAAGACGGATAGAGTGATCGTTGTCTCTTTATGGAATCCACAAATCATTGCTAGTTTCCCAAAGGATTTGAGTACGTATATCACAACATACAGCTATACCGATCATGCAATCAAACAGTTAAAGTGTCTACTAGAAGGGCAGCAAGCTTTTAAAGGGAAATCGCCTGTGAATTTGTTAGAAATAGAGAGTATTTCTCATGAATGA
- a CDS encoding 5'-nucleotidase C-terminal domain-containing protein, which yields MKKRLSLLLVILISLSTIFASTPMAEANNSYEVTRGEFIAELINTIGIDIMPYVESDSGFGDVSAELAPYVKVASNLGITNGIREGYFGANEKVTREQAYVFLIRALNLAKSYDDNILKSFQDADKVWAKQELTAAINLELLKGFEDKTLRPKQGLTTSQMTTILQRYHNNFERFSIVHSNDLHGRILYGERNGELGFAKIATIVDRVKEQYPNTFVLDMGDTFHGTNYVNFSEGTSAVEAMNLIGYDAMVAGNHDFNFGYERLLELQDLTDFPILSANVVVDADGELLLYSHLIVEEFGKKFALVGLTAVDTIVKTHPKNIEGLAFIDEVETMEFYLEALKDEVDHIVVLSHSGYDVDLDISNSVKGIDLILGGHSHTTIEKPELVNGTFITQAYEHGKALGITHMLFFKNELVGVHGHLERDHANLAERADVKNVIDQYKNAVDEVLSEVIGSVNVKLGGDRELVRTQETNLGNLVTDAMRELTGADIALTNGGGIRADIDSGEVTMNQVVAAFPFLNFVIAIELTGQDILNSLEHSVRSYPEQNGGFLHVSGLTFEFDPSKEVGKRVANVLVNGKSIDPAKKYSVATNDFLASGGDGYSWFTNGDLIVDTGELINEVVINFIQSGKTIPAVEGRIVKK from the coding sequence ATGAAAAAACGATTATCTTTATTGCTTGTAATTTTAATTAGCTTATCTACTATATTTGCTAGTACACCAATGGCTGAAGCTAATAATAGTTATGAAGTGACTCGTGGCGAATTTATAGCTGAGTTAATTAACACAATTGGAATTGACATTATGCCTTATGTAGAAAGTGATAGTGGTTTTGGTGATGTATCCGCTGAACTTGCACCGTATGTAAAAGTAGCTAGTAATTTAGGTATTACAAATGGGATTAGAGAAGGTTACTTTGGAGCTAATGAAAAGGTAACACGTGAACAAGCTTATGTATTTTTAATAAGAGCGCTAAATCTAGCGAAAAGTTATGACGATAACATACTAAAAAGTTTTCAAGATGCAGACAAAGTTTGGGCGAAACAAGAGCTTACTGCAGCAATTAATCTAGAGCTCCTAAAAGGATTTGAAGACAAAACATTAAGACCGAAGCAAGGTTTGACTACTAGTCAAATGACAACTATTTTACAACGTTATCATAATAATTTCGAACGTTTTTCGATCGTTCATTCTAATGATTTACACGGCCGGATTCTTTACGGTGAACGTAATGGGGAACTGGGCTTTGCCAAGATTGCTACAATTGTAGATCGTGTTAAAGAACAGTATCCTAATACGTTTGTTTTAGATATGGGAGATACATTCCACGGAACAAATTATGTTAATTTCTCTGAGGGGACTTCTGCTGTAGAAGCGATGAATTTAATTGGTTATGATGCAATGGTAGCAGGAAATCATGACTTCAATTTTGGTTATGAAAGATTACTAGAGTTACAAGACCTAACGGATTTTCCGATTTTAAGCGCAAATGTAGTAGTTGATGCTGACGGTGAATTATTACTTTACTCGCATTTAATTGTTGAAGAGTTTGGTAAAAAGTTTGCTTTAGTTGGACTAACAGCAGTTGATACAATAGTAAAAACTCACCCAAAAAATATCGAAGGCCTAGCTTTTATCGATGAAGTAGAGACGATGGAGTTTTATCTTGAAGCATTAAAAGATGAAGTAGATCACATCGTGGTTTTATCACACTCAGGGTACGACGTTGATCTAGATATCTCAAATTCGGTCAAAGGTATTGACCTAATTTTAGGTGGTCACAGTCATACTACTATTGAAAAGCCGGAATTGGTGAATGGCACTTTCATAACACAGGCCTACGAGCATGGAAAGGCACTGGGAATAACTCATATGCTATTTTTTAAAAACGAGTTAGTTGGTGTTCATGGTCACCTTGAAAGAGATCATGCAAATCTAGCAGAAAGAGCCGATGTAAAGAATGTAATAGATCAGTATAAAAATGCTGTAGATGAAGTTCTTAGCGAAGTAATTGGTTCTGTTAATGTTAAGCTTGGTGGTGACCGTGAGTTAGTTCGAACTCAAGAAACAAACTTAGGTAACTTGGTTACGGATGCTATGAGAGAACTAACTGGAGCAGACATTGCACTAACAAATGGCGGAGGAATTCGAGCTGATATTGATTCAGGTGAAGTAACAATGAATCAAGTTGTTGCAGCCTTCCCATTCTTAAACTTTGTCATTGCAATTGAGTTAACTGGTCAAGATATTTTAAATAGTTTAGAGCACTCTGTACGTAGTTATCCTGAGCAAAATGGTGGCTTCCTTCATGTATCAGGTCTAACTTTTGAATTCGATCCAAGCAAAGAAGTAGGCAAGAGGGTAGCGAATGTTCTAGTTAATGGTAAATCAATCGACCCTGCAAAGAAATATTCTGTAGCAACAAATGATTTCCTTGCAAGTGGCGGAGATGGTTATTCATGGTTTACAAATGGCGATCTAATCGTTGATACGGGAGAATTAATAAATGAGGTTGTTATTAACTTCATTCAAAGTGGAAAAACAATCCCTGCAGTTGAAGGGCGTATTGTTAAGAAGTGA
- the nagB gene encoding glucosamine-6-phosphate deaminase: MQLYMVEDAENLAKKAADVIQEIIKEKPSAVLGLATGSTPIATYQELIRRFQAGEIDFSQVTTFNLDEYFGLEPKHPQSYHTFMHNHLFNYINVAEENIHIPLGVHKDLGDVEGYCKTFEHFISYCGGIDLQLLGIGNNGHIGFNEPAEQLQAKTHLVRLSEKTLEANARFFSKKEEVPQYAITMGIQTILSAKKIVLLAQGVEKAEIIQKLFQTGITTDIPASFLKLHPDVIVIVDQAAGSLLNCNNKECC; encoded by the coding sequence ATGCAATTATATATGGTTGAGGATGCAGAAAATTTAGCGAAAAAGGCAGCGGACGTAATTCAAGAAATAATTAAAGAAAAACCTTCCGCTGTTCTAGGATTAGCAACAGGAAGCACCCCAATCGCAACCTATCAGGAACTTATTCGCAGGTTTCAAGCGGGAGAAATAGATTTCTCACAAGTGACAACCTTTAATTTAGATGAATACTTTGGACTTGAGCCCAAGCACCCTCAAAGCTACCATACATTTATGCATAATCATCTATTTAATTACATTAATGTTGCAGAGGAAAATATTCATATCCCTTTAGGTGTCCACAAAGATTTAGGCGATGTTGAGGGATACTGTAAAACCTTTGAGCACTTTATCTCCTATTGTGGTGGGATTGACTTGCAGTTACTAGGGATCGGTAACAATGGCCACATAGGTTTCAACGAACCAGCAGAACAGCTACAGGCAAAAACTCACCTAGTTCGTCTTTCAGAAAAAACTTTAGAAGCCAATGCTCGTTTTTTTTCAAAAAAAGAAGAAGTACCTCAATACGCAATTACAATGGGAATTCAAACGATTTTATCCGCAAAAAAAATTGTCTTATTAGCTCAAGGTGTTGAGAAAGCAGAGATCATCCAAAAGCTATTTCAAACAGGAATAACAACAGATATTCCTGCCTCATTTTTGAAGCTTCATCCTGATGTTATTGTCATTGTCGATCAAGCAGCAGGGTCATTGTTAAATTGTAACAATAAGGAGTGCTGCTAG
- a CDS encoding ROK family protein, translated as MEYSIGVDIGGTKILAGIVSRGGEVLYKQKVPTPKMGRNDILQELKELIENLTQWASLNDITLQGIGIGTAGQVNPFEGKILSGTANINNWGDIYLQQEVNSYSDLPVYVDNDVNVLTLAEAELGAAKGYHEVLCLALGTGVGGGIISKGELLRGAWGGAAELGHMTINFDGEQCNCGFRGCLETYASGPWIAKRMNDLRNAVKGNKEAVVSLTSEEVFRFYHLGDPFATKVVQTMIRGLATGVVNLIHIFNPQIVVLGGGVMYDGQWIIDLVKQEIQSLGIRTLVDDVKIELSNLSNDSGLIGAALQTWVNGR; from the coding sequence ATGGAATATAGCATTGGTGTTGATATAGGTGGGACGAAAATATTAGCTGGTATCGTTAGTAGAGGCGGTGAAGTTTTATATAAACAGAAAGTCCCTACTCCGAAAATGGGCAGAAATGATATTTTACAAGAATTAAAAGAACTCATCGAAAATTTAACTCAATGGGCATCACTGAATGATATTACGCTTCAAGGCATAGGAATTGGTACGGCAGGACAAGTAAATCCATTTGAAGGAAAAATATTATCAGGAACGGCTAACATTAACAATTGGGGGGATATTTACTTACAACAAGAAGTAAATTCGTATTCAGACCTTCCCGTTTATGTGGACAATGACGTTAATGTTTTAACTTTAGCAGAAGCAGAACTTGGAGCAGCAAAAGGTTATCATGAAGTTTTGTGTTTGGCACTTGGAACAGGTGTTGGTGGTGGCATTATTTCCAAAGGAGAGCTTCTTCGTGGCGCCTGGGGTGGAGCTGCAGAGTTAGGCCATATGACCATAAATTTCGACGGAGAACAGTGTAATTGTGGTTTTCGTGGTTGTTTAGAAACATATGCTTCTGGTCCTTGGATTGCAAAAAGGATGAATGATTTACGAAATGCTGTTAAAGGAAATAAGGAAGCGGTCGTCTCCTTGACGAGTGAAGAAGTGTTTCGTTTCTATCATTTAGGAGATCCGTTTGCAACGAAAGTCGTTCAGACGATGATTAGAGGCTTAGCCACTGGTGTCGTTAACTTAATTCATATTTTTAACCCGCAAATTGTCGTTTTAGGTGGCGGTGTTATGTATGACGGCCAATGGATCATTGATTTAGTAAAGCAAGAAATTCAATCATTGGGAATAAGAACCCTTGTTGATGATGTAAAAATTGAATTGTCTAACTTGAGTAATGATTCGGGTCTAATAGGAGCAGCATTACAGACATGGGTAAATGGGAGGTGA